From one Bacillus sp. Marseille-P3661 genomic stretch:
- a CDS encoding MBL fold metallo-hydrolase has product MSLHFSVLASGSTGNAFYIATEKAKLLVDAGFSGKQMEQLMHSVDVNPKDLDGILVTHEHSDHIKGLGILARRYKLPIYANEKTWKAMEGLIGEVPLEQKFTFEIGTIKGFADIDVESFGVSHDAAEPMFYVFHHNGKKVALVTDLGYVSDRIKGVIENADVYIFESNHDVEMLRMGHYPWNIKRRILSDVGHVSNEDAGLALADCIGDKTKRIYLAHLSKDNNIKDLAKMSVSQTLEQKGFVVGDGFQLYDTDPKVPTKLTYV; this is encoded by the coding sequence ATGAGTTTGCATTTTAGCGTTTTAGCAAGTGGCAGCACGGGTAACGCATTTTATATAGCTACAGAAAAAGCAAAGCTACTTGTTGATGCAGGATTTAGTGGAAAACAGATGGAGCAATTAATGCATTCTGTCGATGTTAATCCTAAAGATTTAGATGGTATTTTAGTAACACATGAACATAGTGATCATATTAAAGGATTAGGGATTTTAGCAAGGCGATATAAGCTGCCTATTTATGCAAATGAAAAAACGTGGAAAGCAATGGAGGGATTAATCGGGGAAGTTCCATTAGAACAAAAGTTTACATTTGAAATAGGTACTATTAAAGGGTTTGCTGATATAGATGTTGAATCATTTGGTGTTTCACATGATGCAGCAGAACCAATGTTTTACGTGTTCCATCATAACGGAAAAAAGGTAGCATTAGTTACAGATCTTGGCTACGTAAGTGATCGGATTAAAGGTGTAATTGAAAATGCAGATGTTTATATTTTTGAATCGAATCATGATGTGGAAATGTTAAGAATGGGACATTACCCATGGAATATTAAACGACGAATTCTTAGCGATGTTGGTCATGTATCAAATGAAGATGCGGGGTTAGCATTAGCTGATTGCATTGGTGATAAAACTAAGCGTATTTATTTAGCACATTTAAGTAAAGATAATAACATAAAAGATTTGGCTAAGATGTCTGTATCTCAAACATTGGAGCAAAAAGGATTCGTGGTAGGAGATGGATTTCAATTGTATGATACAGATCCAAAAGTGCCTACAAAGCTTACGTACGTATAA
- a CDS encoding S1C family serine protease produces MGYYDQDYEEKNRRQKGNRGGWFLSTIVGAILGALIVVFTIPTLLEYDVLPYNLEPKSNMNEQAANGQEQLGTGNATMVNVNIVSGVTEAVDKVSDAVVGVINIQQTGFWSNTTGEAGTGSGVIYKKEGGKAFIATNHHVIEGATELEVSLNDGTRVPAKILGSDQLMDLAVIQIDAEPVKVVAEIGSSATVKAGEPVLAIGNPLGLQFSGSVTQGIISGIERTIPVDIDQDGRTDWQAEVLQTDAAINPGNSGGALVNIKGQLIGINSMKIAQESVEGIGLAIPIDSALPIIHDLEQYGEVRRPFMGVGLRSLNEIPSYHWQETLKLPREVDQGVFLVSIMPVSPAAQAGLKELDVIVELDGEPIRDAFDLRRHLYKDKQIGDMMEITYYREGKRYTTQMKLVEENTY; encoded by the coding sequence GTGGGGTATTATGATCAGGATTATGAAGAGAAAAATCGTAGGCAAAAGGGAAATCGCGGTGGTTGGTTTTTATCAACGATAGTTGGAGCGATATTAGGTGCATTAATTGTAGTTTTTACTATTCCTACTTTGCTAGAATATGATGTTCTCCCTTATAATTTAGAACCAAAAAGTAATATGAATGAGCAAGCTGCAAATGGGCAGGAACAGCTTGGTACAGGAAATGCCACAATGGTCAATGTAAATATTGTATCAGGTGTAACTGAGGCTGTGGATAAAGTATCGGATGCAGTTGTAGGTGTTATAAACATACAGCAAACTGGATTTTGGTCAAATACAACTGGTGAAGCGGGTACAGGCTCAGGTGTAATATACAAAAAAGAAGGTGGTAAAGCTTTCATAGCAACGAATCATCATGTTATTGAAGGTGCGACTGAACTAGAGGTAAGCTTAAATGATGGCACTCGTGTTCCAGCAAAAATTTTAGGATCTGATCAGCTAATGGACTTAGCGGTGATTCAAATTGATGCTGAACCAGTAAAGGTTGTTGCGGAAATAGGAAGCTCTGCAACTGTTAAAGCAGGAGAACCTGTTCTTGCAATTGGTAATCCACTAGGACTTCAATTCTCAGGTTCCGTTACCCAAGGTATAATAAGTGGAATTGAAAGAACAATTCCAGTTGATATTGATCAAGATGGCAGAACAGATTGGCAAGCAGAGGTTCTACAAACCGATGCAGCAATTAATCCAGGTAATAGTGGTGGAGCACTTGTTAATATTAAAGGGCAGTTAATTGGAATTAATTCTATGAAAATTGCTCAGGAGTCTGTTGAGGGAATCGGATTAGCTATCCCGATTGACAGTGCTTTACCGATTATTCATGACTTAGAGCAATACGGAGAAGTTCGTCGACCATTTATGGGAGTAGGTCTCCGTTCACTAAATGAAATACCAAGTTATCATTGGCAAGAAACTTTAAAATTACCTCGCGAAGTTGACCAAGGCGTATTTCTTGTAAGTATCATGCCAGTTTCTCCAGCTGCACAAGCAGGATTAAAGGAATTAGATGTTATTGTTGAATTGGATGGGGAACCTATTAGAGATGCATTTGATTTACGGAGACATCTATACAAAGATAAACAGATTGGCGATATGATGGAAATAACATATTATCGTGAAGGTAAAAGATATACAACCCAAATGAAATTAGTCGAAGAAAATACGTACTAA
- a CDS encoding CxxH/CxxC protein, whose protein sequence is MIKCCLEHVDIALDTIVDDYETAPIIEKVDESELSTTCEYCQNSAVYVVSNEYSSTT, encoded by the coding sequence ATGATAAAATGCTGCCTAGAGCATGTAGATATAGCGTTAGACACAATAGTAGATGATTATGAAACAGCACCAATTATAGAGAAGGTAGATGAAAGTGAGTTATCAACAACCTGTGAATATTGTCAAAATAGCGCAGTATATGTTGTGTCGAACGAATATTCGTCCACAACATAA
- the rlmH gene encoding 23S rRNA (pseudouridine(1915)-N(3))-methyltransferase RlmH, which produces MNISIFSVGKLKEKYLKQGIDEYLKRLSSYAKVEVIEVPDEKAPEHLSEADMVQVKNKEGERILAKLSDDTYVIILAIKGKMLSSEELAMELDQLAIHGKSKVAFVIGGSLGLSTAVENRADFALSFSKMTFPHQLMKLVLVEQIYRAFRINRNEPYHK; this is translated from the coding sequence GTGAATATCTCAATATTCAGTGTTGGCAAGCTTAAAGAGAAATATTTAAAACAAGGAATAGATGAATACTTAAAAAGATTGAGCTCTTATGCGAAAGTGGAGGTAATCGAGGTGCCAGACGAAAAGGCACCTGAACATTTAAGTGAAGCTGACATGGTGCAGGTAAAAAATAAAGAAGGTGAACGAATACTTGCTAAACTTTCCGATGATACATATGTAATTATTTTAGCAATCAAAGGTAAGATGCTGTCTTCAGAGGAGTTAGCTATGGAGCTTGACCAACTAGCGATTCACGGCAAAAGTAAAGTAGCCTTTGTAATTGGCGGTTCATTAGGGTTAAGTACAGCTGTGGAAAATAGAGCTGATTTTGCATTGTCGTTTTCTAAGATGACTTTCCCTCACCAGTTAATGAAACTGGTTTTAGTTGAACAAATTTATCGTGCATTTCGGATAAATCGGAATGAACCGTACCATAAATAG
- a CDS encoding response regulator transcription factor, producing MGFEEEYQAFLNAHLQARNGERLRRLQDGHNQAEMLFLKQVWWPLFYNFRYLHPEYEINDFKDGTRYLDFAYIRPAIRICIEVDGYGPHLKNISRWQFSDSLERQNQLVIDGWTVIRFSYDQVKERPRLCQQIVQQVIGRWLGDVLDQTSLSFREKEVLRLAIRKGEDISPIEVQKYLKLSDKTVRKVLSQLVDKKMLIPASGITRIRSYQLADQVKRPI from the coding sequence TTGGGGTTTGAAGAAGAATACCAAGCATTTTTGAATGCTCATTTGCAGGCTAGAAATGGTGAACGGTTACGGCGATTACAAGATGGTCACAACCAGGCTGAAATGTTGTTTTTGAAGCAAGTATGGTGGCCCTTATTTTACAATTTTCGATACCTCCATCCTGAATATGAAATCAATGATTTCAAGGATGGCACAAGATATTTGGATTTTGCTTATATTCGTCCTGCCATCCGGATTTGTATTGAGGTCGACGGGTATGGCCCTCACTTAAAAAACATAAGCAGATGGCAATTTTCCGACAGCCTGGAACGCCAAAACCAGTTGGTGATTGACGGATGGACTGTGATCCGCTTTTCTTATGACCAAGTTAAAGAGAGGCCGCGTCTATGCCAACAGATTGTTCAGCAAGTGATTGGCCGATGGCTGGGTGATGTACTGGACCAGACTTCTTTATCCTTTAGAGAAAAGGAAGTGCTGCGGCTAGCGATTCGAAAAGGAGAAGACATATCTCCCATAGAAGTCCAGAAGTATTTAAAGCTAAGTGACAAGACGGTAAGAAAGGTGCTTTCTCAACTAGTCGATAAAAAGATGCTTATTCCCGCATCTGGGATCACGAGGATTCGTTCTTATCAGTTGGCGGATCAGGTTAAGCGCCCGATCTGA
- a CDS encoding 5'-methylthioadenosine/adenosylhomocysteine nucleosidase, translating to MNILKNTKHLLLILLCGSLLIGCSQQGVENAPPEPKDANIVGIIGPMAEEIEILHSHMEVEETEDIAGMTFYKGTLKGQNIVLVQSGIGKVNATMAAQLLVSHFNVDKLINSGIAGAIHPDVNLGDIVISTDTVQHDMDETAKGYEPGIIPRMDIGYFNADEELIALAEEAAKNLPEGTNVFKGRIATGDQFIASAEKSEWILNTFNAYVVEMEGGAVGQVAHLNEIPYLVIRSASDDAGEEAVMKWEDFKQMAVNNSSSIIENMLENME from the coding sequence ATGAACATTTTGAAAAACACTAAACATCTGCTCTTGATTTTATTATGCGGTAGTTTACTAATCGGATGCTCACAACAAGGTGTAGAAAATGCACCCCCTGAACCGAAAGATGCTAATATAGTTGGAATTATCGGTCCTATGGCAGAAGAAATTGAAATTCTACATTCTCATATGGAAGTAGAAGAAACAGAGGATATCGCCGGAATGACATTTTATAAAGGTACATTAAAAGGACAGAATATCGTCCTTGTTCAATCTGGGATTGGTAAAGTAAACGCTACGATGGCTGCACAACTTTTAGTTAGTCATTTTAATGTAGACAAACTTATTAATTCAGGGATTGCTGGTGCTATTCATCCTGACGTAAACCTCGGAGATATCGTTATTTCAACTGATACAGTTCAACATGACATGGATGAAACGGCCAAAGGTTACGAGCCTGGCATTATTCCTCGAATGGACATTGGCTACTTTAATGCTGATGAAGAGCTGATTGCTCTAGCAGAAGAAGCAGCTAAGAATTTACCAGAAGGTACAAATGTTTTTAAAGGAAGAATCGCAACAGGTGATCAATTTATCGCAAGTGCTGAAAAAAGTGAATGGATTCTTAATACATTCAATGCTTACGTAGTTGAAATGGAAGGCGGCGCAGTTGGACAAGTAGCTCATTTAAACGAGATTCCATATCTTGTAATCCGCTCCGCTTCAGATGATGCTGGTGAAGAAGCTGTTATGAAATGGGAAGATTTCAAACAAATGGCTGTAAACAACTCGTCATCAATTATTGAAAATATGCTAGAAAATATGGAATAA
- a CDS encoding BCCT family transporter has protein sequence MKKTTKVFWYATAISLIVVIWGAIAPKNLNSLTANLTSRILNDFGWFYLLVVIAILLFCVYLMFSRFGNLKLGKKDDEPEFSRPSWFAMLFSAGMGMGLVFWTTAEPISHAFVNSPLNEEGSNTAIKEALKYSFFHWGIHAWAVYGIVGLVLAYFKFNRGAPGLISATLTPIFGEKRMRGAFGKWIDVLAVFATIVGVAATLGFGSAQITGGLSFLFAIPNSFTTQLIVLAIATILFIWSAWSGVGRGIKYLSNMNMALAILLLILLFLMGPSMYILNMFTHTLGSYISDFFEMSLRLAPLNEENRTWINNWTIFYWAWWISWAPFVGIFIARISKGRTVKEFLFGVLLLPSLVCFIFFAVFGVSALRLEQLGIQTISKFTLETSTFGVLTEYPLGTLMSMLTIIVIAIFFITSADSATFVLGMLSTNGLLNPGNSVKITWGLIQSTIAAIVVYFGGTQGLQNMLIIAALPFAIVIILMGMSFFKSIQSETHPRYSKDI, from the coding sequence ATGAAAAAAACAACAAAAGTATTTTGGTATGCTACAGCTATTTCATTAATAGTTGTCATATGGGGAGCCATTGCTCCAAAAAATTTAAACTCGTTGACAGCAAACTTAACGAGTCGAATCTTAAATGATTTTGGTTGGTTTTATTTATTAGTTGTTATCGCCATTCTTCTTTTCTGTGTTTACTTGATGTTCTCTCGTTTCGGTAATTTGAAACTAGGAAAGAAGGATGACGAGCCCGAATTTAGCAGGCCTTCTTGGTTTGCAATGCTATTTAGTGCTGGTATGGGGATGGGATTAGTCTTCTGGACAACTGCTGAACCGATATCACATGCATTTGTCAACAGTCCATTAAATGAAGAAGGATCCAATACGGCTATAAAAGAAGCACTTAAGTATTCATTTTTTCACTGGGGTATACATGCCTGGGCAGTCTACGGAATTGTCGGATTAGTACTAGCCTACTTCAAATTTAATCGCGGAGCTCCTGGTCTAATTAGTGCAACGCTCACGCCTATATTTGGTGAGAAACGCATGAGAGGGGCATTCGGAAAATGGATTGATGTGTTAGCCGTATTCGCGACTATAGTAGGTGTAGCTGCAACACTCGGTTTTGGTTCCGCACAAATTACTGGCGGACTATCCTTTTTGTTTGCCATCCCAAATAGTTTTACTACCCAATTAATTGTTCTCGCTATTGCAACCATCTTGTTCATCTGGTCAGCATGGTCCGGGGTTGGACGAGGAATCAAATACTTAAGTAATATGAATATGGCATTAGCCATACTGCTACTAATTCTTCTGTTCCTTATGGGTCCATCAATGTATATCCTTAATATGTTTACACACACGCTTGGCAGCTATATCTCTGACTTCTTCGAAATGAGTTTAAGGCTTGCTCCCTTAAATGAAGAAAATCGAACTTGGATCAATAATTGGACGATTTTTTACTGGGCATGGTGGATCTCTTGGGCACCATTCGTTGGAATTTTCATTGCCAGAATTTCAAAAGGACGAACAGTAAAAGAGTTCCTATTTGGTGTTCTACTCTTACCATCATTGGTATGTTTCATATTTTTCGCGGTCTTCGGGGTTTCTGCATTACGATTGGAACAGCTTGGGATCCAAACTATTTCAAAATTTACATTAGAGACATCCACATTCGGGGTACTGACTGAGTATCCCCTAGGAACGTTAATGTCAATGTTGACGATTATCGTCATTGCAATTTTCTTTATTACTTCTGCAGATTCGGCCACATTCGTACTAGGGATGTTAAGTACAAACGGTCTTTTAAATCCTGGTAATTCGGTGAAAATTACATGGGGGTTGATTCAATCAACGATAGCAGCAATTGTCGTTTACTTTGGTGGAACACAAGGCTTACAAAATATGCTGATCATAGCAGCGCTGCCTTTTGCCATTGTCATTATTCTAATGGGGATGTCCTTTTTTAAGAGCATACAGTCAGAAACTCATCCTCGCTATTCAAAAGATATATAA
- the nspC gene encoding carboxynorspermidine decarboxylase has product MRFEELPTPCYVVDEGLLEKNLKILNGVMKRTGCKIVLAQKAFSMYSMYPLIGEYLSGTTASGLLEARLGYEEMGKENHVFSPAYREDEIDEIISICDHIIFNSFSQLEKFKDKALAAGRSVGLRINPECSTQIGHAIYDPCTPGSRFGVIREYFRPDLLDGVDGLHFHTLCQQNSDDLETTLNAVEEKFGEWLPQMKWINFGGGHHITREDYDIPRLEACIKKMQDKYGLEVYLEPGEAVALNAGYLVTTVLDTIQNGMEIAILDTSASCHMPDVLEMPYRPPLFGSGEVGEKSYSYRLGGQTCLTGDVIGDYSFDQPLKSGDRLVFGDMAIYTMVKNTTFNGMSLPAIAVKKKDGDCNVVRQFSYQDFKMRLS; this is encoded by the coding sequence ATGCGGTTTGAAGAATTACCAACACCATGTTATGTAGTCGATGAAGGTCTTCTGGAAAAAAATTTAAAGATCCTAAACGGGGTAATGAAACGTACAGGATGTAAGATTGTTTTAGCTCAAAAAGCATTTTCAATGTATTCAATGTATCCTCTCATTGGAGAGTATTTAAGTGGTACGACAGCGAGCGGCTTACTCGAAGCCCGCCTAGGGTATGAAGAAATGGGGAAAGAAAATCATGTCTTTTCCCCTGCCTATCGTGAAGATGAAATAGATGAAATCATTTCAATATGCGATCATATTATTTTTAATTCCTTTTCGCAATTAGAAAAGTTTAAAGATAAAGCACTTGCAGCTGGCAGAAGTGTCGGCTTGCGTATTAACCCAGAATGCTCGACTCAAATTGGGCATGCAATCTATGATCCATGTACGCCAGGTTCAAGATTTGGTGTTATAAGAGAATACTTTCGTCCTGATTTACTTGATGGTGTTGATGGATTACACTTCCACACACTTTGTCAGCAGAACTCAGACGATTTAGAAACAACTCTTAATGCAGTAGAAGAAAAATTTGGCGAGTGGCTACCTCAAATGAAGTGGATTAACTTCGGTGGTGGCCATCATATAACAAGAGAAGATTATGATATTCCACGATTAGAAGCATGTATTAAGAAAATGCAAGATAAGTATGGTTTGGAAGTTTATCTTGAGCCAGGTGAAGCCGTAGCGCTTAATGCAGGTTATCTAGTTACAACAGTTCTTGATACGATTCAAAACGGAATGGAGATTGCTATTCTTGACACATCAGCATCATGCCATATGCCCGATGTGTTAGAAATGCCGTATCGTCCTCCTCTATTTGGATCAGGTGAAGTCGGCGAAAAATCATACTCTTACCGTCTTGGCGGGCAAACTTGCCTTACTGGTGATGTAATTGGTGACTACTCTTTTGATCAACCATTAAAGAGTGGCGATCGCTTAGTATTCGGTGATATGGCAATTTACACAATGGTCAAAAACACAACCTTCAACGGTATGTCATTACCAGCTATTGCTGTGAAAAAGAAAGATGGCGATTGTAATGTTGTACGTCAATTTAGCTATCAAGACTTTAAGATGAGACTTTCGTAA
- a CDS encoding saccharopine dehydrogenase family protein yields the protein MGKALIIGCGGVASVAIHKCVQNSEVFEEICIASRTKSKCDELKAKLDGGKTKITTAQVDANNVDELIALIEEVKPDIVMNLALPYQDLTIMDACLATKTHYMDTANYEPEDTAKFEYKWQWEYRERFEQAGITALLGSGFDPGVTGVFSAYALKHHFDEIEYIDILDCNGGDHGYPFATNFNPEINIREVSANGRYWENGEWIETKPMEIKRTYNFAEVGEKDMYLLYHEELESLAQNIPGLKRIRFFMTFGQSYLTHLKCLENVGMTSIEPIEFEGKQIIPLQFLKAVLPDPASLGPRTVGKTNIGCIFKGKKDGKEKTYYVYNVCDHQECYKEVGSQAISYTTGVPAMIGAAMILTGKWNKPGVYNIEEFDPDPFMEALNKWGLPWQEDFNPELVDSEPIKDKEPELVY from the coding sequence ATGGGAAAAGCACTTATTATTGGTTGTGGTGGAGTAGCATCAGTAGCTATTCACAAATGTGTTCAAAACAGTGAAGTATTTGAAGAGATTTGTATCGCAAGTCGTACAAAATCTAAATGTGATGAGTTAAAAGCTAAATTAGATGGTGGCAAGACAAAAATTACAACTGCACAAGTCGATGCAAACAATGTAGATGAGTTAATTGCTTTAATTGAGGAAGTAAAGCCTGATATCGTAATGAATTTAGCATTACCGTATCAAGATTTAACAATCATGGATGCTTGCCTTGCAACAAAAACGCATTATATGGATACAGCAAACTACGAGCCAGAAGATACAGCAAAGTTCGAATACAAATGGCAATGGGAATATCGCGAACGTTTTGAACAAGCTGGAATTACAGCTCTTTTAGGAAGTGGCTTTGACCCAGGCGTAACAGGTGTATTCTCTGCTTATGCACTTAAACATCATTTTGATGAAATCGAGTACATCGATATCCTTGATTGTAATGGCGGAGACCATGGTTATCCGTTTGCAACAAATTTCAATCCTGAAATCAATATTCGTGAAGTATCAGCTAACGGAAGATATTGGGAAAATGGTGAATGGATCGAAACTAAACCAATGGAGATTAAAAGAACTTATAACTTCGCTGAAGTTGGCGAGAAAGATATGTATTTATTATACCATGAAGAGCTTGAATCTCTTGCGCAAAACATCCCAGGACTTAAGCGTATCCGTTTCTTCATGACATTTGGCCAAAGCTACCTTACACACTTAAAGTGCCTAGAGAATGTGGGAATGACTTCAATCGAGCCAATTGAATTTGAAGGAAAGCAAATTATTCCGCTTCAATTCTTAAAAGCAGTACTACCAGATCCAGCTTCCCTTGGTCCAAGAACAGTTGGGAAAACAAATATCGGTTGTATCTTTAAAGGTAAAAAAGATGGAAAAGAAAAAACTTATTATGTATATAATGTTTGTGACCATCAAGAATGCTATAAAGAAGTAGGCTCACAAGCAATCTCTTATACTACAGGTGTACCTGCAATGATTGGTGCAGCTATGATCTTGACTGGTAAGTGGAATAAACCGGGCGTTTACAATATCGAAGAATTTGATCCAGATCCATTCATGGAAGCTTTAAACAAATGGGGACTTCCATGGCAAGAAGACTTTAATCCAGAGCTTGTCGATTCAGAACCTATAAAAGATAAAGAGCCGGAGCTCGTTTATTAA
- a CDS encoding ParM/StbA family protein, whose translation MNKTRIAAIDVGNDSIKAIFGKSAEYELNIPNVIARDTEDRPVIGIEELNDKDPLEGIHIRVHSPALKENNAIYRVGNLATKSANATELDQGSSKSEEDQTLIMLFATLALDAAREQNDDTFKKKDNVIDCLYTLGTGLPLREVKEGKDVGYRSRLLSAVHQVEFLVTPKYQGLKVNLKFDQVKVYPEGFAAYINLVMDKNLNIINRDLVDKRILIQDIGGLSTDIAVIKNRNVDDDKAQGFNIGVSESLEAIREEVRTKHSVELDSRRDVVEIITKKQDRNHIMVKGSRTSIHDITDRILFELAKKQYRLLRNIWQKNSQTEICYFVGGGSIVLKDYLKAINNSLDGYNIGFFEDEKESIWMMANAYHKLISDFVRKSNLGKEKQTAEK comes from the coding sequence ATGAATAAAACAAGAATTGCAGCAATTGATGTAGGGAATGATTCTATAAAAGCAATTTTTGGAAAGTCTGCAGAGTATGAGCTTAATATACCCAATGTAATTGCAAGAGATACAGAAGATAGACCTGTAATTGGTATAGAAGAATTGAATGATAAAGATCCTCTAGAAGGTATTCATATTAGAGTCCATTCTCCCGCATTGAAAGAAAATAATGCTATATATCGTGTAGGCAATTTGGCAACTAAAAGTGCCAATGCAACCGAATTAGATCAAGGAAGCAGCAAGTCTGAAGAAGATCAGACACTTATCATGCTCTTCGCTACTTTGGCATTAGATGCTGCCAGAGAACAAAATGATGATACTTTCAAAAAGAAAGATAATGTTATCGACTGCTTGTATACACTTGGTACAGGACTCCCTCTCCGTGAGGTAAAAGAAGGTAAGGACGTTGGCTATCGTTCACGACTATTAAGCGCAGTCCACCAAGTTGAATTTTTAGTAACTCCTAAATATCAAGGACTAAAGGTCAATCTTAAATTCGATCAAGTAAAAGTATATCCAGAGGGATTTGCGGCCTATATAAATCTAGTAATGGACAAAAATCTAAATATAATAAATAGGGATTTAGTAGATAAACGGATTTTAATTCAAGATATTGGTGGATTATCAACTGACATTGCTGTTATAAAAAATAGAAATGTAGACGATGACAAGGCACAGGGCTTTAATATTGGTGTATCTGAATCATTGGAGGCTATAAGAGAAGAAGTTAGAACGAAACATAGTGTGGAATTGGATAGTCGCAGAGACGTAGTTGAAATTATAACAAAAAAACAAGATCGGAATCACATTATGGTTAAGGGTAGTCGAACTAGTATACATGATATTACTGATAGAATTCTATTCGAATTGGCAAAGAAACAATATCGCCTTTTACGTAATATTTGGCAAAAAAACTCCCAAACAGAAATTTGCTATTTTGTTGGTGGGGGTTCAATTGTTTTAAAGGATTATCTAAAAGCAATTAATAATAGCTTAGATGGTTATAATATTGGGTTCTTTGAGGATGAAAAAGAAAGTATTTGGATGATGGCGAATGCTTATCATAAATTAATTTCAGACTTTGTAAGGAAATCCAATCTAGGAAAAGAGAAACAGACTGCAGAGAAGTAA
- a CDS encoding DUF4178 domain-containing protein, which yields MSFLKRLFGQKEEVREVKERTVLSIEVGDIVVYDLEDYQVVGKLTYHDHGFEWIAYQLNSPNKTVWLSAEMDDELYVGIYEKITLKLHEPLPKEVTYDNTKYYLDESGIATVTGEGRGRNVNNMKCKYFDYCDDEREHFLSVEIWGSEVEVSYGYEIEEFEIKIIAGQ from the coding sequence ATGAGCTTTCTTAAACGGCTTTTTGGTCAAAAAGAAGAGGTTCGGGAGGTAAAGGAACGAACTGTTCTTTCGATTGAAGTGGGGGATATCGTTGTTTATGACCTTGAGGATTATCAAGTAGTTGGCAAGTTAACTTATCATGATCATGGATTTGAATGGATAGCTTATCAGCTAAACAGCCCTAATAAAACAGTTTGGTTAAGTGCTGAAATGGATGATGAGTTGTACGTAGGTATATATGAAAAAATCACATTAAAACTTCATGAGCCTTTACCAAAGGAGGTTACATATGACAACACCAAATATTACCTTGATGAGTCAGGGATAGCAACGGTTACTGGTGAAGGCAGAGGTCGTAACGTCAATAATATGAAATGTAAGTATTTTGATTATTGTGATGACGAGAGAGAACATTTTTTGTCTGTTGAAATATGGGGTTCGGAAGTTGAAGTTAGCTATGGATATGAAATTGAGGAATTTGAAATTAAGATTATTGCAGGCCAATAA
- a CDS encoding PspA/IM30 family protein, whose amino-acid sequence MFSFFKRVKTVVESELNAMLDKAEDPIKMLDQFMREMEADIRDAETAVAKQIANEKMLQKKYEDAERMVEKRESQAIKALESGNEDLARRALEDKKIHQSTANSLKESYTRAKQDADTLRVKLDEMKSEYNEMKLKKDALKARAESAKTRTKMNRAMSSIGGDEGRRGFERMKEKVLRYEAEAETSDEQRFSSRSLDDELEALDKGNGVDDELAALKKKLGKE is encoded by the coding sequence ATGTTTTCATTTTTTAAACGTGTAAAAACTGTAGTTGAGTCTGAGTTAAATGCAATGCTAGATAAGGCGGAAGATCCAATAAAGATGCTCGATCAATTTATGCGCGAAATGGAAGCGGATATCCGTGATGCTGAAACAGCAGTAGCGAAGCAAATTGCGAACGAAAAAATGCTACAAAAAAAGTATGAAGATGCTGAAAGAATGGTCGAAAAACGTGAAAGTCAGGCAATTAAAGCATTAGAATCTGGTAATGAGGATCTTGCTAGAAGAGCTTTAGAGGATAAAAAAATACATCAATCCACTGCAAACTCACTTAAAGAATCATATACAAGAGCGAAACAAGATGCAGATACTTTAAGAGTCAAATTGGATGAAATGAAAAGTGAATATAATGAAATGAAATTGAAGAAGGATGCTTTAAAAGCAAGAGCAGAATCTGCTAAAACAAGAACAAAAATGAATCGTGCTATGTCGAGCATAGGTGGGGATGAGGGAAGAAGAGGTTTTGAGCGTATGAAGGAGAAAGTTTTGCGCTATGAAGCCGAAGCAGAAACGAGTGACGAGCAGCGGTTTTCAAGTCGCAGCTTAGATGATGAACTAGAAGCGCTAGATAAAGGTAATGGCGTAGATGATGAGCTAGCAGCATTGAAAAAAAAGCTTGGTAAGGAATAA